A single window of Vanessa tameamea isolate UH-Manoa-2023 chromosome 5, ilVanTame1 primary haplotype, whole genome shotgun sequence DNA harbors:
- the LOC113404491 gene encoding uncharacterized protein LOC113404491, whose product MSCTNNTEAFSQYLQSMVKLEELQKMTEDLDKELEDSQRVMSEIKTIFNTIPNVQNNIPQQNNSLRHEDLSQFIVASVPKLIMPDMPDSTVDIDLDNVIASMKGYAEDLRKNFVLPNPQQEHPNKVFENLDLDQYASSLDELSKQLMNMKLNKNGEGIKRNKELEAKLDQLCEDVNMFTKMVQSKAKLSESNKSWTTTHHSNMALQYDNMINKLLLCINEVTYLMKNKN is encoded by the exons ATGAGCTGCACAAATAACACGGAAGCGTTTTCTCAATACCTTCAGTCTATGGTTAAACTGGAGGAACTACAAAAAATGACTGAGGATTTAGACAAAGAATTAGAAGATTCACAAAGAGTGATGTCggaaataaaaacgattttcaACACTATTCCCAacgttcaaaataatatacctcAGCAGAATAACAGCTTAAGACACGAAGATTTGTCGCAATTCATCGTCGCAAGTGTTCCGAAATTAATAATGCCCGATATGCCCGACAGTACTGTAGATATAGATCTCGACAATGTTATTGCATCCATGAAAGGTTACGCCGAAGATTTAAGGAAAAACTTTGTCCTCCCTAATCCACAACAAGAACACCCAAATAAAGTATTTGAAAATCTGGACTTAGATCAATATGCTTCTAGTCTGGATGAACTATCAAAACAGTTAATgaacatgaaattaaataaaaatggagaAGGTATTAAGAGGAACAAGGAATTAGAAGCTAAGCTAGATCAATTATGTGAGGATGTCAATATGTTCACaaag ATGGTTCAATCAAAGGCAAAGCTAAGTGAGAGCAATAAAAGCTGGACTACAACACACCACAGCAACATGGCACTGCAATATGACAACATGATAAATAAACTGCTGCTCTGCATCAATGAAGTAACATATTTAatgaagaataaaaattaa